The segment CTGACCTCGCGCGGCGTGCAGTTCCGCACCAAGAGCGACTCCGAGATGGTCATGCACCTGTACCGGCGCGAGGGGCTGGAGGATGCGATCAAGCACTTCCGCGGCGAGTTCGCGATCTCGCTGTATGACCGCGAGCATGATCGCCTGGTGCTGATCCGCGACCGCTTCGGCATCAAGCCGCTGTATTTCACCGAGGCCAATGGCAGCTTCGTGTTCGGCTCCGAGCTGAAGGTGCTGTTCGCCAATCCCGACGTCCCGCGCCAGTTTGCCGATGACGGCCTGTACCACCAGCTGATGCAGACCATGGTCCCGGGCACCACTGCGTTCGAGGGCATCCACCAAGTGAAGCCCGGCCACATGGTCATCGTCGAACGGGCCCACGGCAAGCTGAAGGTGCGCCAGGAGAAGTACTGGGACATGGACTTCCCGCTGGCCTCCGAGCGCCCGCCGGAGGAGGATGCCGACGAGAACTACTGGATCGAGGGCGTGCGGGAACAGTTGATGGAGGCCGTCCAGCTGCGCCTGGAGGCCGACGTGCCGGTCGCCTGCTACCTCTCCGGCGGGATCGACTCCTGCATCACGCTGGGCCTGGCCTCGGCCAGCCAGCAGTCGCCGGTCAAGGCCTTCACCATCGGCTTCGACAACGACGACTACGACGAAACGGCGATTGCCCGCGAGATGGCCGAGAGCGTCGGCGCCGACCAGGACATCCTGAAGCTGAATGCGGACCACCTCTACGACAACTTCGAAGAGGCCCTGTGGCACGCCGAGCGCACCATCTACAACACGCTGGGGGTGGCCAAGCTGTTGATGAGCCGGCACGTGAACGAGGCGGGCTACAAGGTGGTGGTGACCGGCGAGGGCTCGGACGAGCTGTTCGGTGGCTACCCGGCCTTCCGCCGCGACATGTTCCTGCACGGCCTGGACACCCTGCCGGAGGCTGACCGCGCCGCCTGGCAGCAGATGCTGAACGAGTCCAACGAGCTGTTCTCCGGCGCGATGCTGGCCGAGGACGAGGTCGACGACCCCGAGTTCACGAAGATGATGGGCTTTACGCCGTCCTGTCTGCAGCCCTGGCTGGCGGCAGCCGAGCACGTGCCCGGCCTGCTGGCGCCGGAGCGCCGCGAACGCATGCAGGACTACCAGCCCGGCAAGGCGATCGCCAACGCCCTGGACGACGACATGCTGGATGGCCGGCATCCGCTGGACAAGGCCCAGTACGTCTGGATCAAGACCATGCTGGAGGGCCAGATCCTGACCTGGGGTGGCGACCGCATGGACATGGCCAACTCCATGGAGGCGCGCCCGCCGTTTCTCGACCACCACCTGGCCGAGTTCTGCGCCCACCTGCCGCCGACCCTGCGCATCAAGGGCCGCACCGAGAAGTACGTGCTGCGCGAATCGATGAAGGGCCTGCTCCCGAAGGTGCTCTACGAGCGCGAGAAGTTCGCATTCATGGCCCCACCCGCGCACACCGACCCGGTCAAGTGGGCAGCGATGAAGGCCCTGGCCGATCGCTACCTGTCGCCCGAGAAGGTGGCCGAGGCGGGTCTGCTGGACCCGGAAGGCGTGCGTCGTGTGTTCGAGATCCACGAGGACGAGAACACCCCGGCGGCCACCCAGGTACAGCTGGACGCGGTGATCAACCACATGATCGGGGTGCAGGTCCTGCACGAGAAGTTCGTCGCCACCGACATCCCGGCACTGGCCCGCCAGAAGGCCGACGAGTTCGGCTGGCGGCCGTAAACCCGGGTTACGGACGGCCAGGAACTCCCTCGCAAGAGGGGACCGGGTCGTCCGGTGCTCAATCCCAGCTGTTGCGGGCGCCCTGGTAAAAGCCGGGGTCGTCGCTGGTGGCGCCCTGCAGGGTGCAGACCGCCGCCGCGAAGGCCAGCGCGCGTTCGAGCGTGGCGGGCCAGTCCCAGCCCTGCCGCATGCCCAGCAGGACGACACTGGCAAAGGCATCGCCGGCCCCGACCGCATCGCGCAGCTCGGGCACCGACGGGGCCGGGGCGGCAAAGCGCTCGCCGTTGATGGTGCGGATGCTCGCCCCGTCGGCCCCGGCGGTGACGACCAGGGCCTGACGGATGCCCGCCTGCTCGAGCAGGGCGGCCTCCGCCTCGTCATCCTCAGCCCCGGGGACCAGGGTAGCCAGCTCGTCCTGGTTCAGCTTCACCACGTCGGCGTCCCGTATCAGGTCCAGCGTCGTATCTCGCGTATACCAGGGGTCGCGCAGGTTCACGTCCACGAAGCGGTGCCCGGCGCGTTCGCGCAGGCGTGCCAGCAGGTCGTGATTCCCCCGGCGCAGGGCCAGTGTGCCGTGGTAGAGCAGTGGCGTGGAGGCGGGCAGCGCATCGGCCCAGGCTGCGGGTACGTCGTCGTAGGCCTGGTCCGGCACGATGGTGTAGCTGGGCTCGCCGCGGGCGAGTTCGACCCGGACTTCGCCGGTCGGGGCTTCGGGGTGCCGATACAGCCCGCGGGCGTCCATGCCGATCGCATCCATGCGGGCCTGCACCGCGGCGCCCGCCGGGTCGTTGCCTATGCCGCCGACGAAACAGACCGGCTCCCCGAGCTGATGCAGGTTCCAGGCGACATTGAACGGCGCTCCGCCCAGGACGCGCTGTCCATCGGGAAAGACATCGAACAGGACCTCGCCAAAGATCAGCTGGGGGGATGGCTCGGCAATCACAACGGCCTCCTATCAGGGAAATTCTCCCGGGGGATCAGGAAGGGTGTGGCTCGCGGTCGGCCCGCTCCACGCGATCGCGCCCGAGCTTCTTCGCCTGTAGCAGGGCGTGATCCGCGGCGTCGAAGATGGCCGCGGTGGACTGTCCGGCCGCGATCGGGCACATGCCCGCCGAAATGGTCACGCGCAGCCGCGTCTTGCCGGCCCGTACGATCAGGCGATCCACGGCCTCGCGGATCGAATCGGCACGGCGCTGGCAGGTGTCCGGGTCGGAGGTGAGGATCATCACGAATTCCTCGCCCCCGTAGCGCGCAACGAAGTCCTCGCTGCGCACGCCCTCGGCCAGGATCTCTGCGACGGCCTTCAGCACCTTGTCGCCGGCACTGTGGCCGTATTCGTCGTTGATCGCCTTGAAGCGGTCGATGTCCCAGACCAGCAGGCAGGCCGGTTGCTCCGCCCCCAGGTCCTCCCGCAGGCCATCGAGGTAGCGCTCGAAAGCCGTGCGATTGGGCAGCCCGGTCAGGCTGTCGCGGTAGGCCTCCGCCCGCGCCTGATCCAGCCGCTTGCGCAGGGCACTGACCTGCGACTCCAGCGTACGGCCCTTCGCTCGCAGGAGGCGGTTGCGCTCCAGGGCCTCGAGCAGATCGTTCTCCTGCTGATTGCGAAAGGCCGCCACATGTTCGACCACGCGATCCAGACCCCGGCTGATCTCCTGGCGCAGGGTGGCGATGTCCTCCAGGTCGTCCATGCGGCCCTTCATGGCCCGGACATTGTCCGAGATGCCATCGTGCAGGGTGGCAACCGAGGCGCGTGTACGTTCGCTGCGTTTCTCGTCTTCCGACAGGGCCGAGTCGACGTCTTCCAGGCGATGCCAGATCTCGCCCACGACGTCCGACAGCTCGTCGCGCTCGTACATGGCGCGCTCGCACTTGTCGTGCAGCACCCGGAAGAGCTGAGAAAGCGTTCGTTCGATCTCCGAGCGGTCGCGCCGTTCGGTCGCGCGATGCAGGTCATCCAGGCCGGGGTCCAGGAAATCGAACCCGTTCAGTCCGCGGCGCACGACCTCGAGCACAGCGCTGGCCAGGTCCTCGTGGTGATCGGAGCTGCGGACCGCGTCGGCCAGCTGTGCACCCAGCCGATCCATCCAGGCAGAGTCGGGCGGGCTGGACTCCACCGCGCGGGACAGGTCCTGAACCGCGCCATCCAGTGTCGGCACGCGGGCGCTGACCACCGCCAGTGCCCTCAGGGCCACCCGCCTCAGTGCATCCTGCTGGACCTGCTCGCGCTCCAGGCGGCGCTCGAGGTCGATGATGGTCCTGCGCATCTCGCTGGCGGACATGGGGCTCCCGAAAGGGCTGTGGGGTCTGGACGTGCCGGGATCATTTAACCGCGTCCGCGACGCGGACGCCAGCGATGGGACTCAGGCGGTGTGGCGGGTTCCGTGTAGCGACTGGGCGGCTGGCAGCTCGATCTCGATACCGACCGGGAGGTGGTCGGACAGGGCCACGTTGTACACGCGCATGTCGCTGACATGCAGGTCCGGAGTCAGCAGGATGTGGTCGAACACGAGGCGCGGATCCCAGGAGGGGTAGGTGGCCGGGCAGCTGATCGGCTCCAGCAGCCCGGTACGGGCGACCAAACGCCGGATCTCCAGGCTGTCCTGCTGGCAGTTGAGATCCCCCATCACCACGGCGTGGCGTTCCGACTGGATCCGTTCGGCGACGTAGTCCAGCTGGGCCTGGCGTGCGCGCCGGCCGAGTGCCAGGTGCAGCAGAAACAGCACCAGCTCCTCGCCATTTTCCATTGCGTAACGGGCCTCGATGGCCCCGCGCCCCGGCAGCGGCCCGGGCAGGCGGTGCATCTCGACCCGTTCCGGCTCAAGCCGCGAAAACAAGGCCAGCGAGTGTTTGGCGAACTGGCCGAGATTGCGGTTGATGCGATTGTAGGTATGCGGGAAGCGGGCCTTTTCCGACAGATAGGAGGCCAGGTCCACGAAGTTCGAGCGCAGGCTGCCACCGTCCAGCTCCTGGACGCCGACGATGTCGAAGTCGGAGATGAAACGCGCCACGCGATCCAGGTTGCCGATCCGCCCCTTATAGGGAAGGACGTGCTTCCAGGAGTTGGTCAGATAGTGGTGCAGGCGCGACGAGGGGATGCCCACCTGGGCATTGAAACTCAACAGGCGCAGGCGCTGCGCGCCCTGGTCGTGCTGATAGGTCAGTCCGCGTACCTCCGGCGAGGCCGGTTGTGCGCGAACGGGTTCGGCATGCTTGCCGCTGGCCGTGGCCGTCATACTGCTTTGTTCCCCAGAGAACGGCGGAAGGTCCGCCCGGATACTACCTAGAATGGACAGACCAACTCGCCCAAACGTTCCGTCAGCTTCAGGTTTTCGCTGTAGTCGACCGGGCAGTCGATGATGGTGACACCGGGGGTGGCGAGGGCCTCGCGCAGGGCGGCCTCCAGGCTGTCGCCCGGGCCGATGCGCACACCGCTGGCGCCGAACGAGTGCGCCAGCTGGACAAAATCCGGGTTGCCGAAATCGACGAAGGCCTTGCGCCCGTACTCGCGCACCTGCTTCCACTCGATCAGGCCGTACGCATTATCGTTCCAGATCAGCACGACAAAGCTCTGGTTCAGGCGCACCGCCGTTTCCAGTTCCTGCACATTCATCAGGAAGCCGGCGTCTCCGGTGACCGCGATCACCTGGCGTTCGGGGTAGAGCGCCGCCGCCGCGATCGCTCCCGGCAGGGCGATGCCCATGCTGGCGAACCCGTTCGAGATCAGGCAGGTGTTGGGGAGCTCGCAGCGGAACATGCGCGCC is part of the Thioalkalivibrio sp. K90mix genome and harbors:
- a CDS encoding GGDEF domain-containing protein, yielding MSASEMRRTIIDLERRLEREQVQQDALRRVALRALAVVSARVPTLDGAVQDLSRAVESSPPDSAWMDRLGAQLADAVRSSDHHEDLASAVLEVVRRGLNGFDFLDPGLDDLHRATERRDRSEIERTLSQLFRVLHDKCERAMYERDELSDVVGEIWHRLEDVDSALSEDEKRSERTRASVATLHDGISDNVRAMKGRMDDLEDIATLRQEISRGLDRVVEHVAAFRNQQENDLLEALERNRLLRAKGRTLESQVSALRKRLDQARAEAYRDSLTGLPNRTAFERYLDGLREDLGAEQPACLLVWDIDRFKAINDEYGHSAGDKVLKAVAEILAEGVRSEDFVARYGGEEFVMILTSDPDTCQRRADSIREAVDRLIVRAGKTRLRVTISAGMCPIAAGQSTAAIFDAADHALLQAKKLGRDRVERADREPHPS
- a CDS encoding carbohydrate kinase — its product is MIAEPSPQLIFGEVLFDVFPDGQRVLGGAPFNVAWNLHQLGEPVCFVGGIGNDPAGAAVQARMDAIGMDARGLYRHPEAPTGEVRVELARGEPSYTIVPDQAYDDVPAAWADALPASTPLLYHGTLALRRGNHDLLARLRERAGHRFVDVNLRDPWYTRDTTLDLIRDADVVKLNQDELATLVPGAEDDEAEAALLEQAGIRQALVVTAGADGASIRTINGERFAAPAPSVPELRDAVGAGDAFASVVLLGMRQGWDWPATLERALAFAAAVCTLQGATSDDPGFYQGARNSWD
- a CDS encoding endonuclease/exonuclease/phosphatase family protein gives rise to the protein MTATASGKHAEPVRAQPASPEVRGLTYQHDQGAQRLRLLSFNAQVGIPSSRLHHYLTNSWKHVLPYKGRIGNLDRVARFISDFDIVGVQELDGGSLRSNFVDLASYLSEKARFPHTYNRINRNLGQFAKHSLALFSRLEPERVEMHRLPGPLPGRGAIEARYAMENGEELVLFLLHLALGRRARQAQLDYVAERIQSERHAVVMGDLNCQQDSLEIRRLVARTGLLEPISCPATYPSWDPRLVFDHILLTPDLHVSDMRVYNVALSDHLPVGIEIELPAAQSLHGTRHTA
- the asnB gene encoding asparagine synthase (glutamine-hydrolyzing); this translates as MCGIAGIFHADPNRKVDPQTLVNMAAIQYHRGPDGFGYKTLDDRGVGFSHARLSIIDLDENRGRQPFCMTDGSIMTAVNGELYDYKRIRTDLTSRGVQFRTKSDSEMVMHLYRREGLEDAIKHFRGEFAISLYDREHDRLVLIRDRFGIKPLYFTEANGSFVFGSELKVLFANPDVPRQFADDGLYHQLMQTMVPGTTAFEGIHQVKPGHMVIVERAHGKLKVRQEKYWDMDFPLASERPPEEDADENYWIEGVREQLMEAVQLRLEADVPVACYLSGGIDSCITLGLASASQQSPVKAFTIGFDNDDYDETAIAREMAESVGADQDILKLNADHLYDNFEEALWHAERTIYNTLGVAKLLMSRHVNEAGYKVVVTGEGSDELFGGYPAFRRDMFLHGLDTLPEADRAAWQQMLNESNELFSGAMLAEDEVDDPEFTKMMGFTPSCLQPWLAAAEHVPGLLAPERRERMQDYQPGKAIANALDDDMLDGRHPLDKAQYVWIKTMLEGQILTWGGDRMDMANSMEARPPFLDHHLAEFCAHLPPTLRIKGRTEKYVLRESMKGLLPKVLYEREKFAFMAPPAHTDPVKWAAMKALADRYLSPEKVAEAGLLDPEGVRRVFEIHEDENTPAATQVQLDAVINHMIGVQVLHEKFVATDIPALARQKADEFGWRP